From the genome of Loxodonta africana isolate mLoxAfr1 chromosome 4, mLoxAfr1.hap2, whole genome shotgun sequence:
cagagtacattccttggacccagggtttctgctCTGAGAGGtcctagaacaggggaagattgatgacaaggggaTTATCCCAGAGCGGACATacacagaaagacttcccctggaggtggcatcctgaattcagacttttagcctacatggtgagagaatgaatttctgtttgttaaagccatccacttgtggtatttctgttataccagcactagataactaagacgctgTATTCATGATATAGTACATTTATGATCATGTGTTTTCTAACTAAATATGATATATATCaagaaaaagtttattaaaacacAATAATACGGCCTTCCTTCAAAGGAAACACACAGTGAAGAGGGTTGTAACAATAGATTTTACCAAAAGATTAAGGGTGGAAAATATTAATCTTACATGGAttcttcaaaataataaaaagtaaaataatttacaCATTTCTCAGCTAATATTATAAAATTTGTTTCACCTTGATACCAAAAGCTATAGAGGAcaatacaaagaagaaataattgAAGGCAATCTTGCACTTCACCACATATGAGCGGGAGAAAGGAGACTGTCTAGAAATGGCAGCAtagacaataaaaacaaaattttattcatGTTAACAGGGCAGTAATAAGCTTTAACAAAATGTCAAACATGTCCTGAAATCAGTTCTTGTGATCCAAAACTTTCCATTGATTCATATTTCCAAGAGTAGTTCATAGCATACCTGAAAAAAGATAACTAGAAAGGGAAAGGATGGAAACACAGACCAAGTCATTAGGAGAACATCAAGTCTAGAATTTAAAGGCTGATAGTTCTTTTAAATATTGGGGAAAGGAACAAGTTTAGTGTGAGGGAAGAAGCAGGATTTTTGTattcaaataaatttttgttcaaaACCTACAACCCCACCACGTAACCTCTGACTGGCCAATTCTCTGCTTCCCaccttcctcctctgtaaaattcAGATGATTATTTTTCACACTATATGAGATTTATGTCAAAGGTAGATAAAATGTGTTAAGTGCCAAGCACAGCATCTAATTCTAGGGGAAATATAAGGATTCAACAAAGAAGACGAAATGGAATTCACATGGCATCAGACCACCTGCAGTGTCTGTGAGGACAGGGTTCCCACTGCTACCTATGCTGTTGCATTGTTGATTCCACTGTTGATTCATTAGTAACATTTTCAATTGGGTCACCAAGGACTATTTTATTGTTCAACTCAGATGCTCCCTATGAACTGGTAGCAAACTAAACATATAAAAGTTGCTACTGTAGAATATACAGGTAAACCTGTCTCCCTGCCCCAGGAGATCAGATGTACCTCTCTGccaaacccagggagaaaagtTCCTTTTCCTCTGCACCACTCTTTTGTTCCTTTTAAGCTAACAGACTACTGGGAAATCAGGAAATCAGGTGCCATTTGAGATGTGGCAAGGGAAGAGGAGGCTGAAACTGGTCACAATGTATTAGGAGCAATGAAATGTAGgtgaacactgtctgatgtaaGACTtacttgagagagagagagcgtatgtgtgtgtgtgtgtgtgtgtgtacatgtgtgcactTGTTTTGAAAGAGGTCAAGGCAGCAGTGAAGAGAGGTGAAATGTGAGTTGGGTTTGAAGAAACTCAaagctcctcaccagcatcatacTCTTCAAATTTTGGTTCCATCAAGGACCCCTGATGAAGCACTCTCAGAAAAGTAAGTCTGCAATTGTTGTGACAGACTTTTCCACATTCTCTAAGCAGGGAGGGTAAGAAATGTGGGATTTAGTTAATCGTAATTGATACTGCAAAACAGGAGTCAACAGTTATTTTCAAATTGTTGTTCTTCTGAATAAACCTGATATTAGAATTTTCCTGCCATCATCACTTTATCCTTTGAAAGGGCCACCCATAAATATCAGTTGAGGAGACTTTTAATATTTAAGAGGCAAAATATGAAAGACAGAGGCAAAGACACTTCTTCCCAATAATATCCTCTGCTGTTGTTTTGATTAGGTGTCTGCGAtctgattttcaactcatagcaataccaTGATGGAACACAGCTGCCTAATGAGGTTTCctgggcagtaatctttatggattccGATCACCAGGGTTTTTCCCATAATGCTGCTGGCTGGGTTCCAATCATCACCATTTCAGTTAAcatccaagttcttaaccattgcgccacaagGGCTGCATTAAAAGTATCTTCTAGTGTCATAgaaatcaaaaaatacaaattacctTACAGAGAATCTGGCCTTATTATCGACCTGTTATTTTATTAATACCTTCTGCCACTTTGGGTAGCTAACcgataggtcagcagtttgaattcacgagcccctcctaggaaaccctatggggcagctctactctgtcctatagaattgctatgaatCGCAACCGAGTCAAAGCCAAGGGGTTTGTTTGGCCActttgggaagggagggaggtggcATTCATTTCTTGAATTTCAAATGTTCTGGACCTTAAGACGCCTTCTTCTAATGAAGACTGAATGAGGCTTGTTCCAGACACGCGTAAGATCAAGGTGTCTGAAGTAAATAAAGGAACTCATTAAATATGGAATCAATACAAGAGAAAAACTGAATCTCAGTCACCCTTACAGCTCCCAAAGGGAAAGTGACAGGAGGCAGCCTTACATAAGTTAAGCCTTCAGGGGCTACCTATCGATGTTAATGAAAAACACTACCTATGGGAAGGTGGTAAAATGTATTGTTTATTTAATGAAATTGTTGTTTCAAATTTtgatgcaaataaaaaaaaaaagtaactttctACTCTCACAGCAACCTCTGCTAATTAAACCAAAGGAGACCATGATATGGGTGTAGGTGGACAAAGCAGCCTTAGAACCAAATGCTCTGCCACTACAAGCTTAGCTTGTTTTTAAGAAGTAAAGTGGACTGAAACACttcaggaattaaaaaaagacTATATTAGTTGTTTAACACATTAAATTAAAGGATATTCAAATGCTCATGTCATTTATTTCACAAGTCATTTCCCTCAAAATTAGagaataaaaccaaatcaaacctattgccgttgagttgattccgagttttagtgaccttataggacagggtagaactgccccatagagtttccaaggggcatctggtggatttgaactgccgaccttttggttaccagctgtagcacttaaccactatactaccagggtttcccaaagaaGAGGATAGGAGTTTTAAAACTGGTAACAGGCAATAACATTAAAGCCTAAGAACTTTATAGCAGAGGGAAGGTTGAAGTAAGAACATCAATAGCCAGTATAAGGATATAAGGTACAACTGTTAACAGAgtctgctgctaaacaaaaggctggcagtttgagtcttcccagaggctcctcagaagaaaagcctaacagtctacttccaaaaactcaaccattgaaagccctatggagcacaatttagATTAGACACAAATGCAGTCAcagtgtgtcagaattgactcaacagaaattgGTATTGGTAATATGACaggagggaaagaggaaaggaaagagaattcGGTGTGTGGAATGAACCTGACCTATCACTCAGTCATGCCTAGGAAAATCTTCTCTCTGCAGCTTCCTAGTACTGGGAAGATACCACCTTTCCAGTAAACCATTTCTACCATGATCTGAAGTGGGTTTCCTGGTCATAAACatgtctatgaaccctgaacaataCAACTTGCTACTCAGCTTATAGTGAGAGCTGACATTACGAACTCTAAATCCatcccccccctccaaaaaaaacactgccattgtgtcaaatccaactcatatccaccccgcaggacagagtagacctgctccatagggtttccaaggctggaaatatTTACACAAGCTGACTGgcaatctttcttccatggaggggctggtagatttgaaccaatgaacttttggttagcagccaagtgctttatccactgtgccaccagggctcccacataaTAGCCTACAACAACTGAGAGAAGACAGTAAAATACAAATCACCACTAAGAGGGACTGCCAAGGAAAAGGCGTGGAGTAGTTATTGCCCTAAAACCAAAGTTGCATTTTCACTGTTATCTCCTCTTACTACATCCCTAAGCACgcagtaaaatgaaatattatctcccatcaaaagatggaaagctCCTTTGGAGACACACTTATTCCTGGTTAGTTCTTCAGACtctgatattaaatatttatctgaagaagtcaatttttattatttacttgagcaagagaaaagaagacaaaacaacttaatacatttttaattctCAATTGGGAGCACATATATCAGGTAGCATTGGGTACACAGGGTTTCCCTATAAAACCCTGAGTTATGCCTAAAATCGCTCAATTTATAATCAATTCCACATATAAAACACAAAGACATCTTAAGAACCAATATATTATTTTTAGGTAACTGTAACCCGAGAGACAATGCATTTACCAGCTCTTCTTTTACAGAATGGATACTTGAAGCACCTGTTTGCAACTTGAATCTCACCAAAGGCAAGATTTATTTGAAAGGGAAGAGATCACTCTGAGCCATCCTCTCCCACAACTAATGGGATTCCTGAGAAAACATGAAATAGTAGTGTGCAGGTAAGCGTGAAACTCCTGGGAGGAGATGAAAATGGTAAACTTCAAGAAAAATGTGAGTTTTACAAAACCTATTAATAAAAATTAGTCCATTTGACCAGTTTGTTACTGAACGATGCTTGGGCAAGTTACATTTCTCAAGAACTGAGAGAATATAAGCAGCAGGGTTAGAGGGCTGGTGGGAAATTAGTGGGGAGAGGTGATTTGAAGAGAGGAGCAGCAGTAATTATTGAAAGGAGAGGTCACTAAGATATTCAGAGACAGGTTCTGAAGACTGAGTGCTGCTCAGAAGAGCACGAAGATGGATCTCACTGGCAGGGAGAGCAAGGACCACAGACCATTCCCTCTGGGATCTGGCCACGCCCCCAAACGCCATGACAGGCTTCCTCAGGTTTATTCTCAGGTCCCAGGAAAAGGTTTCTTGTAACTCTTCAGGAAGCCCTCTACCTAAAAAACACTTTTACTGGTTTAAAAGTGCTTTCATGTacttaaaagcagaaaatacacaACAAACATGCCTTTGTATTTTAACTTTTTGTTCCTAATTGGAGATCATTTTAAATACAAAGCTGTTATCCAGCCCTTTGcgtttattttatttcaaaatacagtCAGAGACCAGAATAAAATACTCCTTGACGAATTCTTCTGTTTCACAAAAGTGGAGCTGAAAAGACGGCggggaaaagcaaagaaaaggaggcagaagaaaaaatgtaaaaaataatggAATAATCTGTAACATTGATCAGACCTATGTCCCTACGCAATGATAATGAGAAAGAACATATGAAATGAGATACATGATCCCTGCTGTCTGTTTTCATTTGACATCTGTATAAATATCATTTCTAATAAGGCAATTATAAGCCTTTGATTCATATTTAATTATTTCCAGTAAAATTCCACAATCCAAACGCCAAATGCATTACGTTAATACTGATTGCATCTTTCATTCATGCTCCATGCTGGCATCATGTCACTTGTGTCTTCAAGTCCAATCATTTTGACTTGACACAGGAGGTCATGACAAATCACACAGTGATAACAACATTCATCCTGCTGGGGATGACGGAGGACCCAAAATTACAACTTGTGcttttggtatttttatttctcaccTACTTTTTGTGTGTGGCTGGGAACATGACAATTATCACTCTCACACTTTTGGATTCCCATCTTCAAactcccatgtatttttttctctgaaatttctctttcttagaaGTCTCATTCACCTCTGTCTGTATTCCCAGATTCCTGTACAGCCTGACAACTGGAGATAAAACTTGTACCTACAATGCTTGTGCCACGCAATTGTTTTTTGGTATCCTCTTTGGAGCAACTGAGTTTTTTCTCTTTGCTGCCATGTCCTATGAtcactatgtggccatctgtaagcccctACATTACACAACCATCATGAACAACAAGTTCTGCACTACACTCCTTCTCTGCTGTTGGATTGCTAGCCTGTTGATTATTGTGCCCCCTTTTGGCATGGGTCTCCAGCTGGAATTCTGTGACTCAAATCTCATTGATAGTTTTGCTTCTGACGCATATCCTATCCTACAGATCACCTGTTCAGACACAGAGCTTATAGAAAAGGTTGTTTTGGCTTTTGCTGTGCTAACACTGATTTCTACCCTACTGGGTGTGCTTCTCTCCTACACATACATCATCAGCACCATTCTAAAATTCCCTTCTGCCCAACAAAGGAAAAAGGCCTTTTCCACCTGTTCTTCTCACATGATTGTGGTTTCCATGAGCTATGGCAGTTCCATCTTCGCCTACATTAAACCttcaggaaaggaaggaatagcTCTTAATAAGGTGGTGGGGCTGCTCTTTACTTCAGTTGTCCCTCTGCTTAATCCTTTCATTTATACACTACGAAACAAGCAGGTAAAGGAAGCCTTCAAAGATACCGTAAAAAGGATTGCATTTCTCATAAAGAAGTAAGAGATTGTTGATGTTTTGAGGCTAAGTTTTGTTTAAATCTGAATAACCCATGAACATTTTACATGAATTTGCCCAATATAAagtttctttctattctgtagatTTGTCAAACTACCTATCCCTTTGAACATTTTCCTCtcataattggaaaaaaaaatcaatgtactCAGTTCTCTTTCATATCTATTCATTCTGGTTTTACCATTAATGCATTTATCTAAGACTAGGTTCTCAAGGTATTCtattttgtaaaatggaaatcaaaTAAATAATGTCTAGTTCTGTGGCCATATGGCCTACTTGTGATGTGGATTCTAAGACCCAATGAACATTGTCCATTTGAGAACACTTCAATGTCTAACTTCCAATTTTTcaagagtaattaaaaaatatcTACTGAAACTTAAAATGTGATACAGTACAAAATTTTGTACTCCAGAGctcttctttcattttaaaattttcaggaTATTTCTGGATTATTTTCTGGTCCATTTGCAGGATTAAATAAAAGGAGTTAATGGGACAATCATAAAGATTGTGCAGAGAgctttcatctttcttttcaaTTAATTTATTCACAAAAAAAGTTTCTACTGGTTTATGTGAAAATTATTTGGATCTAGTTCTTCCTGACACATAATATAAGTAGAGAAGAGTAGGAACCACTTTCAAGTGTTAGATGTCTTGTACTGACACTGACAGTGTTTACAAGTCTCAAGGAGaaaaagccctgaatttggagacaaGATATCTAGACCTTGGCTGAATAATTTCTTCAACTATCCAGAATTCCATTATACCTTGTGCTAATGAAAATGTTCAGAGTCAAGAAGATTAATAAAAGCAATagatatttttccaaatttgagAAGAACATATAAATGGGCATTTGTTTGGTTCTGGAAATCAAATGGAAGCATAGTGTGAAAAAACTGAATGGACCTAAAGATGAAGGAGAAGAAAAGATAAGGAGGGAGAACAATATGAGTAACTTGGAcctacccattgtcatcaagtcagttctgtctcttaatgatcctataggacagtgtagaagtaccccatggggtttccaaggagctgctggtggatttgaactgccaaccctttggttaacagccaaacccttaaccactgcaccaccagggctcatcttGGACCTAGTGACTATTAATTCTTTCCATAAGATAATAAAAGCCtctgtccattttctaactttccaaaaatattgtttatacttCTAAATACATATACGAatgttatttatatttaatgaatATCATCTCATTGCTCAGATATACTTTATAACTTCATAATGCTTTCAAAAATTCATAATAAGTCATGTCCAGAGAATGTGCATATGTGCCATACACTTCAAAACTCTGGAGGCAAAAGGGCTTTGTTATCCACAAAGTTTCTCATTTTCTCATCTAAAAACCAAGAACACTTCACTGAATGtgttaatttcctttttgatAATTAATCAAAGATGCATCTATAATATGTGTATATTCACTTAGCCGTTGGGTTAATTAATTATTTTGCCTGAGTTGTGACTCTATAGCAAACACACTCTATATACATaaatctcattctttgcaatatctAGCTGTGTCCTTTTTGTAAAAGCTTTGGATGAAGGTAGACAAGGTTGAATACCTTCTGGACTTTCAAAGAGATAAGCCTGCCCCATTGACCTTGCTGGGCCTGAGTGCAGTTGGATAGAACCAATACGGCAAATGCAGGAGGTTCATGAAAGATAACCATTCAGATTCCATTCTGGATAATGAGCTTCTCACCTCTCCTTCATCCACTCACCTCACTAAGAGGGAACACCGGGGGCGGCGTTTTACAGGTCTTTCAAGTTTTAGCAGCAGTAGGAAGTAGCACAAAAATAAATGAGGTCACTCCTGGATGCATCTTTGGTTCCTAAAAATTACCTCAGGTTGTACTGGAATTGATCGTGGCTTTCCACCCTCCACAGGTTCATCAGAATATAGTAAGAATTCTGTCATTTAATTGTATGTGTAGGGTGGAGAAATTTCTCAAAGAGGGGAAAATACCTTAGACGTAGACAATATTAAAGAATTCCTTCTTGAAAAAGGGATGCCTATTCATCATCTCTACACTAGCTGTCATTGTACAATCAGATTTCACTGTGTGACCTGCACTCTTTCTGTAAGAAGTCTCCAAAAGATCAACAACATAAAACTGTGCATgatttaatatttataaattatatcctCATTGTACTCCAGAACATTTTCTCCAGCCATTCTTGTGAAGTCACCTACCTCCTTTGTAATGAGATATAACCCAGTTTAGTGTCATAGAGCTCACTGCTCACTTGTGATTGTTATCGGAACTATTAAGGAAATGAAAGCGTGGCCATGAAGATCCTTAAGGTACATGGtgagagaagaagagagaaaaggaaacatagttaagggaaggaggaaaaatatttcttctgcttCCACACTAGACCTGTCACCAttccttcatttgttcattcaagaGTTATGTGCTGAGTGATTACTATGTGCCACAGTGTGGTTTTAGCACTGGAATATAGCACTGAACAGATGGGACAAAATTCCTGATGCCATGGAGTGTATGTTTCACTCTCAGAAGAGAAAAATCGGATTCTCTGAATTCTAGCAGAGCCTCCTTGGTTCATCCCTTTCCCTTGGGCCTTAAACCCTTCTTTGATTATGGGCCTTGGGaaatcaaaataaatacaaatccTCAAATTAAATGACAATGATTTTATCACGCTGACTAAATTCAGGGCTGCTTGAATGATTGATTTGAATGGAAGCTTGGAGATCACTTTTGCAGTCCAGTGCATACAATGATTCCATTCAACCCTATGTTCCACGTCTCCTGATTGACTCAGCCTGCTGTTGTCCTGTGTTAGAGGCTACCATTGCCCCATCCTCACCAGGTACTCTGTGACTGCTTTTCTCAAAAATCTATTTAACTTCTGCCCCTAAAGATGGCAACAAAAGCAACATTATCCCTTCAGAATCAAATCCCCCAGGGAACGTACTGTTTGTCTGCACAATAGGCCCTGAAGTGGCTGCTCTGTAGAGAGACATAATCTTTATTATTTGGATATGTAAAACCCTGCAAAAAAGAGAATATATCGCACACTGAGTAATCAGCATCATTTTCCTGAAAATAGAAGAAGCCCTAGAAACTCTTTGACTTTCAAATTACTTTTTGTGTATCATTTCATAAGTAACTATTCAAAGTATGGCTAATATTATGCATAGTAGTATAGAAAATTCAAAGATGTAAATCTGCCTCATAATAACAACTTAATATACATGATGTACACCATGGAAAgttaacaaaacaagaaatttcACAAGGCAACAGAGATTGAAAGGCCACAGATAGGACACAGACCATGAGTGTTTTCAATACAGAAAAAAGGTCCCTATGGTCAAGGGAAATAATGACAGCTTTTATgttatttattatgtgccagacactgctcCAACATGTAAGACAATAATAGAATGCAATAATAGAAACAATTAAAAATCCTATGCATTGTATATTATTATCAATATCAATATGTCGTTATTAATAGTTATACTGATATGCTATAATGATTATCCCCATATTACAAAcaaggaaaccgaggcacagaatCAAGGTCAGACACCTAATACAGGGGAAAGATAAGTGTCGAACCCAGGTAATCTGGATCCAGAATCCATGCACGTAACCAGAATACCATACTGTTCACTAGTTTGCCATGTCCTATGAGGGGACAGGTGGAATTCCATTTACACCTGGGAGAGATTTATAGAGACGTAAAAGCAAGCACAGAACATTCTTGAGAAAGAAGTGAGTCAAGGACACACATAAATTCTTACGTCAAAGAAAAATGTTCATCTGAAAAAGAGACACAAGATATAAATGACTCATATCATACAATAACAGAttagtaagaaaaataaatgaaccctGAGTGTGGACAAATGAAAATATACTACCATTGACAGAAATATAGAATTTTGTCATTACTCTGAGAAATTTCGTTGCCTAGAAGATATCAAAGAGGCAAGGCTTGGCAGTTTGGAACAGGTTAACTAGGTTATAGGAAAAGCAGCTCTCCAGATAGAGAATTAGTATTGTAGCTTTTGATCATTTCTAAAAATTGGTCTCTCTCGCTTTCACTACTCATATCCTTGCATGACCATCTAAAAATTCCTTTAagagcttttgtttgtttgtttttctttatagacCTCTTCAAAGGCTGTCTACTGAGGAGAGATTAAAGTCAAAGTTCCTTAAAATAGTATTCCAGGACTTTTGTAATCTGACCTAAAAATTTCAGCACACTCCCCGATTCTAATAACCCCTCATATCTTTTTTTAAGCCACATGAAACCAGCTCTTTGCAATGCATTCTTAGCCTGGAACATCCTTCCCCCTATTGTCCGTTCTGTAAGGCAAAACACTTCAAAGAGAACCTCCACAAAACCCACCATCACCCCTTCCAATCAAGTTGACATCTGTGCACATTTACTTTCCTTCCTGTTGCTACAGAAGGAAACTGATATATAAATTTGCAATAAATGAGGTAGAAttgccaacaaaaaaaacagtgacAGGCATTATATAACAACAGACTTTTTTTCCAAGGCTTTTTAGATAATGTATTTTTCAAGCTTCTTAGATAATGAGAAAATATCTGAAATTGTTTTCCCCAATAACTGAGCCAACCTGCCAGGTGGCAAGAAATATGAATGGAGGATATATAGAGTAAGAGTGTTTAGGGAGACAGAGGAGCCAATTTCAAGAAATAATAACTGTAGCACTTCTTCTCCATCTAAAGAAATGTTTTTCCCTATTACCTACTACTCAATCTGCTTCAGGCAAACTGCTCAAACTGGCCTTTTTGGTAGCTTCCAGGCAGCGGGATAACTCAGAGGGGAAGTAAAATCCACTTCTCCCCTCCCTGACTCTCCGTATGTACTTGGGTAttttttggtgtttggttttatttctgccttttttcctttttctttttgtctttactCCCACATATTCAAATACATTTCTGTGGACATAACTGAGTAGGCCAAAGTGATTCTTTGATACACTAGATGAACAATCTGTGCTCCTATCAAATGGATGGCAGCtgctttggtttgcttttggat
Proteins encoded in this window:
- the LOC135231299 gene encoding olfactory receptor 6C2-like, which translates into the protein MDLTGRESKDHRPFPLGSGHAPKRHDRLPQVYSQVPGKGFLFLYSLTTGDKTCTYNACATQLFFGILFGATEFFLFAAMSYDHYVAICKPLHYTTIMNNKFCTTLLLCCWIASLLIIVPPFGMGLQLEFCDSNLIDSFASDAYPILQITCSDTELIEKVVLAFAVLTLISTLLGVLLSYTYIISTILKFPSAQQRKKAFSTCSSHMIVVSMSYGSSIFAYIKPSGKEGIALNKVVGLLFTSVVPLLNPFIYTLRNKQVKEAFKDTVKRIAFLIKK